Part of the Bacillus sp. N1-1 genome, GAAACTCGAAGGCTTTAAAGAACTTGAAGCAATCGATGAGGCTCGTATTCTAACGGAAGTGGCGTACCTTGCTGATAAAGCGAGTATCGATGAAGAAATCACACGGCTCCGTAGTCACCTAGCCCAATTCCATGATATTCTTAGTAAAGATGGTGTCGTAGGAAGGAAACTTGATTTCTTAGTGCAGGAAATGAATAGGGAGCTGAATACGATCGGTTCCAAGTCTCAACACCATAAGATCAGCCAACACGTAGTTGATCTTAAGAGCGAAGTGGAAAAGGTTCGTGAACAGGTTCAAAATATTGAATAGCCTGAGCGCTTTGTTTAAAATCACCCTACTGGTGTAAAAATAGAATCGTGATTCCTGGGAGGAACGACCATGAGTATTAAATTAATCAATATCGGATTCGGTAACATTGTGAATGCGAACCGAATTGTTTCAATTGTTAGTCCAGAGTCGGCACCAATCAAACGAATTATCACTGTTGCAAGGGACCGCAATATGCTTGTTGACGCAACATATGGAAGAAGAACGCGTGCCGTTATTATTTCTGATAGCGACCATGTCATTCTTTCGGCAGTCCAGCCTGAAACAGTCGCGCAGCGTCTCGTGAATAAAGACGAGCTTTCAGACGAGTAGCATCTATAAAGTGGAGGTTAGTATGGAAAAAGAACGTGGGTTGTTAATTGTTCTCTCTGGCCCTTCTGGTGTTGGAAAAGGAACAGTAAGAAAAGCTTTCATGCATAATGCGGACGAG contains:
- a CDS encoding DUF370 domain-containing protein; the encoded protein is MSIKLINIGFGNIVNANRIVSIVSPESAPIKRIITVARDRNMLVDATYGRRTRAVIISDSDHVILSAVQPETVAQRLVNKDELSDE